A genomic region of Rhipicephalus sanguineus isolate Rsan-2018 chromosome 1, BIME_Rsan_1.4, whole genome shotgun sequence contains the following coding sequences:
- the LOC119372015 gene encoding uncharacterized protein LOC119372015 produces the protein MGATGRLLFSATAWIAVLHSTVAMAASYGPVSAGPRVVPISVTRNLRSSSYTATGVLHVAESSLSEVAGSGRRRSAMRNGAPGRKRPGDDFGVSYIGSPPDSEETGVWADMVVSKLRMQAKPSLGAEPRPDRRRRPPAAPAKKRPVYVPRFATAAGGATNANVGRRSNSRPARAKPPRYTYWKTVSYTPFPYYGFGYGPYGFGYGWKPYGPWMMYG, from the coding sequence TTCTCCGCCACTGCGTGGATCGCTGTGCTGCACTCTACGGTGGCAATGGCGGCGAGCTACGGCCCCGTCAGCGCGGGTCCCCGAGTGGTTCCGATCAGCGTGACGAGGAATCTGCGGAGCAGCAGCTATACCGCCACGGGTGTCCTCCACGTAGCGGAGAGCAGTCTGTCAGAGGTCGCCGGGTCGGGCCGACGTCGCTCGGCAATGCGGAACGGCGCCCCGGGAAGGAAAAGACCCGGTGACGACTTCGGTGTCAGCTACATCGGCAGTCCGCCTGACTCCGAGGAAACCGGCGTCTGGGCGGACATGGTGGTGTCCAAGCTGCGCATGCAGGCCAAGCCCAGCCTGGGCGCCGAACCGCGGCCGGACAGGAGACGCAGGCCGCCCGCCGCCCCCGCTAAGAAGAGGCCCGTCTACGTGCCGCGGTTCGCTACTGCGGCCGGCGGCGCCACCAACGCCAACGTCGGCAGACGCAGCAACAGTCGGCCAGCGCGGGCCAAGCCGCCGCGCTACACGTACTGGAAGACCGTTTCGTACACGCCATTTCCGTACTACGGATTTGGCTACGGACCGTACGGCTTTGGATACGGTTGGAAGCCGTACGGCCCTTGGATGATGTATGGCTAG